A part of Pristiophorus japonicus isolate sPriJap1 chromosome 15, sPriJap1.hap1, whole genome shotgun sequence genomic DNA contains:
- the LOC139281051 gene encoding meiosis regulator and mRNA stability factor 1 isoform X2 translates to MMDGNRKENSNRPVGWLNQPDDDGDISKPWLWKISNCFSTVEQILPPNRKTKNYMESNKPVFELKDFPPPSHHVNSNFFTNALPSDIQVFQQQQSTGTKVSCCPRCGNEASCSLQIHKGGGCIHSVNNGALEHTSAGTVTCQIGSRPTFHSAKSCKVAIANDHLDGAPCHLPGPYVENAVSGCQLQPPLSQHLSCCGSLFKQLQPFHDSVHKLHQIPMHQSYNASSFFSCTELTGGVSGHLEDRVNGAELPKRVCTSSLHLHMAPVFLKGSHYCDDCLNKPPRRPVIDATKIWPNIPPPAPVPISMCSAVQIEGQPAETPIVTAGNLGLQPQKYGSPDIGTLGQQENLPPIGVFWDIENCSVPTGRSAMAVVQRIRQRFFQGHREAEFMCVCDISKENKEVIQELNNCQVTVAHINATAKNAADDKLRQSLRRFADTHTAPSTIVLVSSDVNFASELSDLRHRHGFQIILVHKNQVSDALLQHAHKHIKFEEFVSNLPPRLPEKTPQCHTLLYAYNLPLNRDCKQVSNRLRRLSDNCGGKVLSITGSSAILRFTSQESAERAQKRMENEDVFGNKILVSFTPKKKDLYESKNNCLTVEKTKSPKKANKLTKHSQPNKDLDEQLQNGKNSATKNAQTTQGSTVKNVNVRSLQELCGMESKTKQSVRTPQIKKQGTESPPISHCNSIYSPATPKNVGNGDSFSGTIKRETPTFRSSLESPIEKIEKKMDFHVSSPSAFSKLPISRHNTLPITCHGSWSTRSLSPSLSNRSSPISANQTHYSDSQTDPFANGADIQVSNLDYRMSRKELQQILHEIFFRHGKVKNVELSPHTDYQLKATVQMGSLQEAITAVNNLHRYKIGSKRVQVSLATGSTNKSLALLGSETMSILQDAPACCLPLFKFTEIYEKRFGHKLIVSDLYKLTDTVAIRDQVNGRMVCLLPNIQARQSPLCSVLSYDGSSANCSPVIFEELEYHEPVCKQHCSDNDYSENEFDPDSYKIPFIILPLKTFAPQVHSLLHTHEGTVPLLSFLDCYAAEFTILRTVEEGEGGVPLEHLITCVPGVNIVTAQNGIKVVKWVHNKPPPPNADPWLLRCKSPVGNPQLIQFSREVIDLLKNQTHCFISQHKFIPTYHHHFGKQCRVSDYGYSKLMELLEAVPHVLQILGLGTKRLLVLTHRAQVKRFTQDLLKLLKSQASKQVVLREFGQAYHWCFSKDWDVTDYGVCELADLLSEIPDTTICVSRQDEDTVISIPKRERTPEEIERTKQFAKEVLECGEEKILVLTENEQIKALTAQLVKLLRSQKDNCMILSDFLPEYNNTYGYTLRLQDYDVNSVAELMQKLCHVAKIASTPAGKQLQLINRKSLRTLTAQLLVLLMSLDGISFLPIDELKKHFDDSYGNPLVPSEYGFMSLAELLKSLPYLVEVFTNDTGEEYVKLTKVYQFAKNVRALLHTYHYQQIFLTEFPSTYHKYTGEVLQPKIYGYASIEDLLVAIPQVIWIKGHGHKRIVVLKNDMKVHNSSASCSPAYMIEEHEQIQDGSKRPVTLAIETSSDIETKEFETSSFCSYQTEQELLCLSNPSPIDLLCGPVPSCLPSPQLRPDPVILENADLIQFEERSPNVTDMLTLTEEENTVLPAAMTEEAFTSGSVINQIKENVPTVSQPQDMHQTKSLHMEVTDSPVKKPRNKVKLAANFSLASPINL, encoded by the exons AAAAATTACATGGAGAGCAACAAACCTGTGTTCGAGTTGAAGGATTTTCCACCTCCCTCCCATCATGTTAATTCTAATTTCTTTACAAATGCCCTGCCTTCTGACATTCAGGTCTTTCAACAGCAGCAGTCAACTGGCACTAAAGTAAGCTGCTGCCCTCGTTGTGGTAATGAGGCTTCTTGCTCCCTCCAAATTCACAAGGGTGGTGGTTGCATTCACTCTGTAAATAATGGAGCTTTAGAACacacaagcgctggaacagtcaCATGTCAAATAGGCTCGAGGCCTACTTTCCACTCGGCAAAGTCATGTAAGGTGGCTATAGCTAACGACCATTTAGATGGGGCTCCATGTCACTTGCCTGGTCCCTATGTAGAGAATGCTGTCTCTGGTTGTCAGCTTCAGCCACCTCTTTCCCAGCATCTGTCCTGTTGTGGAAGCCTCTTCAAACAGCTGCAACCTTTCCATGACAGTGTCCACAAGCTGCATCAAATTCCTATGCATCAGAGCTATAATGCATCCAGTTTTTTTTCCTGCACGGAGCTCACAGGTGGGGTTAGTGGGCACTTGGAAGATcgtgtgaatggagctgagctaCCTAAACGTGTTTGCACCAGTTCTTTACATTTGCACATGGCACCTGTGTTTCTGAAGGGTTCACATTACTGTGATGATTGTTTGAACAAG CCACCCAGACGTCCTGTTATAGATGCTACAAAGATTTGGCCAAATATTCCCCCTCCTGCTCCAGTGCCCATATCTATGTGCAGTGCTGTTCAAATTGAAGGTCAACCTGCAGAAACACCAATAGTAACAGCAGGAAACTTGGGCCTCCAGCCACAGAAGTATG GATCACCTGATATTGGTACATTAGGACAGCAGGAGAATCTACCTCCTATCGGGGTGTTTTGGGACATAGAAAATTGTTCCGTCCCAACAGGACGATCAGCCATGGCAGTAGTACAGCGAATCCGTCAACGATTTTTTCAAGGCCACAGAGAGGCAGAattcatgtgtgtgtgtgatattagCAAGGAGAACAAGGAAGTTATCCAGGAACTTAACAACTGCCAG GTGACAGTTGCACATATCAATGCAACAGCAAAGAATGCAGCCGATGACAAGCTTAGACAGAGTTTGAGGCGATTTGCTGACACTCACACCGCTCCGTCCACTATTGTTTTGGTGTCCT CTGATGTTAACTTTGCCTCAGAACTGAGCGACCTTCGGCATCGACATGGTTTTCAGATTATTTTGGTGCACAAGAATCAAGTTTCAGATGCACTTTTACAACATGCACATAAGCATATCAAATTTGAGGAATTTGTTTCCAACTTACCGCCGAGATTACCAGAGAAAACACCA CAATGCCATACTCTTCTGTATGCGTACAATTTGCCACTCAACAGAGACTGCAAGCAAGTAAGCAACAGACTGCGCCGTTTGTCTGATAATTGTGGTGGAAAAGTTTTAAGCATTACCGGCAGCAGTGCAATCCTTCGTTTTACAAGCCAGGAAAGTGCTGAGCGTGCACAGAAGCGTATGGAGAATGAAGATGTCTTTGGCAATAAGATCCTAGTATCATTTACTCCAAAAAAGAAAGATCTTTATGAGAGCAAAAATAACTGCTTGACAGTTGAAAAGACAAAATCCCCTAAAAAAGCAAACAAGCTTACAAAGCACTCTCAACCGAACAAAGACCTTGATGAGCAATTACAGAATGGTAAAAATTCTGCAACAAAGAATGCGCAGACAACTCAAGGATCAACAGTTAAAAACGTCAATGTCAGAAGTTTACAG GAGCTCTGTGGTATGGAATCCAAAACCAAGCAAAGTGTACGTACCCCGCAAATCAAAAAGCAAGGAACTGAATCTCCACCGATAAGCCATTGCAACTCCATTTATTCCCCAGCCACTCCTAAAAATGTAGGAAATGGAGATTCTTTCAGTGGAACTATTAA GAGAGAAACTCCAACTTTTAGAAGTTCCCTGGAATCTCCCAtcgaaaaaattgagaagaaaatggACTTTCATGTCAGTTCTCCTTCTGCTTTTTCGAAGTTGCCAAtttcaagacataacactcttcCTATTACGTGCCATGGCTCCTGGTCTACAAG GAGTCTATCTCCGAGCCTTTCAAACCGGTCCTCTCCTATAAGTGCAAACCAAACTCATTATTCtgactcccagactgacccatttgCAAATGGAGCAGACATACAGGTCAGCAACTTGGACTACAGGATGTCCAGAAAGGAACTACAACAAATATTGCATGAGATTTTCTTCAGGCATGGCAAG GTGAAGAATGTGGAACTAAGTCCTCATACTGATTATCAGCTGAAAGCAACAGTTCAGATGGGGAGTCTCCAAGAAGCGATCACGGCTGTCAATAATTTACATAGATACAAAATAGGAAGCAAGAGAGTCCAGGTGTCATTAGCTACTGGAAGCACCAATAAATCTTTGGCTTTACTTGG CTCTGAGACCATGTCCATTCTGCAGGATGCCCCAGCATGTTGCTTGCCATTGTTCAAATTCACAGAGATTTATGAGAAAAG ATTCGGACACAAATTGATTGTGTCTGATTTATACAAATTAACGGACACGGTGGCTATTCGTGACCAAGTAAATGGACGAATGGTATGTCTCCTGCCCAACATTCAGGCTAGGCAGAGCCCATTGTGTTCTGTATTGTCATATGATGGTTCATCAGCCAATTGCAGCCCAGTGATATTTGAAGAACTAGAATACCATGAACCAGTCTGCAAACAGCATTGCTCAGATAATGACTATAG TGAAAATGAATTCGATCCAGATTCTTATAAAATACCATTCATAATATTGCCCCTAAAAACATTTGCACCACAAGTTCATAGCCTGTTACATACACATgagggtactgtccccctcctcaG CTTTCTGGACTGTTACGCTGCAGAGTTCACCATTCTGAGGACAGTGGAGGAGGGGGAAGGTGGTGTTCCTTTGGAGCACCTCATAACCTGTGTCCCTGGTGTTAACATTGTTACTGCGCAGAATGGCATTAAAGTTGTAAAATGGGTGCATAACAAGCCACCACCTCCTAATGCTG ATCCCTGGTTGCTACGCTGTAAGAGTCCTGTAGGAAATCCTCAGCTTATTCAATTTAGTAGAGAAGTAATCGACCTTCTGAAGAACCAGACTCACTGCTTCATATCTCAGCACAAATTTATACCAACCTACCATCACCATTTTGGGAAGCAGTGCAGAGTTTCAGACTATGGCTATTCGAAACTAATGGAGCTGCTGGAAGCAGTGCCTCATGTTCTGCAG ATCCTTGGCTTGGGCACGAAACGCCTACTTGTGTTAACTCATCGAGCTCAAGTAAAGCGCTTTACCCAAGATCTACTTAAACTTCTTAAATCTCAGGCCAGCAAACAGGTGGTCTTAAGAGAATTTGGACAAGCATACCATTG GTGTTTTTCGAAGGACTGGGATGTTACGGACTATGGTGTGTGTGAACTTGCTGACCTGCTTTCAGAAATACCAGATACTACCATCTGTGTTTCACGACAAGATGAAGATACTGTGATTTCTATCCCAAAGCGAG AACGTACTCCAGAGGAAATAGAGAGGACAAAGCAGTTTGCAAAAGAG GTCCTGGAGTGTGGAGAGGAAAAAATCCTTGTTTTAACAGAAAATGAGCAAATTAAAGCACTGACAGCCCAGCTTGTTAAATTGCTTCGGTCACAGAAGGACAATTGTATGATACTATCAGATTTCCTTCCAGAGTATAACAATACTTACGGATATACTCTGCGCCTCCAAGATTATGATGTCAATTCTGTTGCAGAGCTTATGCAGAAACTCTGCCATGTTGCAAAG ATTGCTAGCACACCAGCAGGTAAGCAGCTCCAGCTGATAAACAGGAAGTCTCTTCGCACTCTAACTGCTCAACTTCTTGTGCTgttgatgtctctggatggtatcTCATTCCTCCCAATTGATGAACTTAAAAAACATTTTGATGATTCTTATGGAAATCCTCTTGTCCCATCTGAATATGGTTTCATGTCTTTGGCAGAACTGTTGAAGAGTTTGCCTTACCTGGTTGAG GTATTCACTAATGACACAGGAGAAGAATATGTGAAACTTACCAAAGTGTACCAGTTTGCTAAGAATGTGCGAGCCTTGCTGCACACCTACCACTACCAGCAGATTTTTTTGACCGAATTTCCCTCTACTTACCACAAGTACACCGGTGAAGTGCTACAGCCTAAAATATATGGCTATGCAAGCATAGAGGATCTCCTTGTTGCTATACCACAG GTCATCTGGATAAAAGGACATGGACACAAACGCATAGTTGTTTTAAAAAATGATATGAAAG TTCATAACAGCTCTGCCAGTTGTTCACCTGCTTATATGATTGAAGAACACGAGCAGATACAAGATGGTTCAAAAAGACCAGTAACCTTGGCTATAGAGACCTCCAGTGACATTGAAACAAAGGAGTTTGAAACTTCCAGCTTCT GTTCATACCAGACTGAACAAGAGCTTCTCTGCCTTAGTAACCCATCTCCCATTGACTTGCTGTGTGGACCTGTCCCATCCTGCTTGCCTTCCCCTCAGCTCAGACCAGACCCGGTTATTCTTGAAAATGCTGATCTTATTCAATTTGAGGAACGGTCACCTAATGTTACAG
- the LOC139281051 gene encoding meiosis regulator and mRNA stability factor 1 isoform X1 has product MMDGNRKENSNRPVGWLNQPDDDGDISKPWLWKISNCFSTVEQILPPNRKTKNYMESNKPVFELKDFPPPSHHVNSNFFTNALPSDIQVFQQQQSTGTKVSCCPRCGNEASCSLQIHKGGGCIHSVNNGALEHTSAGTVTCQIGSRPTFHSAKSCKVAIANDHLDGAPCHLPGPYVENAVSGCQLQPPLSQHLSCCGSLFKQLQPFHDSVHKLHQIPMHQSYNASSFFSCTELTGGVSGHLEDRVNGAELPKRVCTSSLHLHMAPVFLKGSHYCDDCLNKPPRRPVIDATKIWPNIPPPAPVPISMCSAVQIEGQPAETPIVTAGNLGLQPQKYGSPDIGTLGQQENLPPIGVFWDIENCSVPTGRSAMAVVQRIRQRFFQGHREAEFMCVCDISKENKEVIQELNNCQVTVAHINATAKNAADDKLRQSLRRFADTHTAPSTIVLVSSDVNFASELSDLRHRHGFQIILVHKNQVSDALLQHAHKHIKFEEFVSNLPPRLPEKTPQCHTLLYAYNLPLNRDCKQVSNRLRRLSDNCGGKVLSITGSSAILRFTSQESAERAQKRMENEDVFGNKILVSFTPKKKDLYESKNNCLTVEKTKSPKKANKLTKHSQPNKDLDEQLQNGKNSATKNAQTTQGSTVKNVNVRSLQELCGMESKTKQSVRTPQIKKQGTESPPISHCNSIYSPATPKNVGNGDSFSGTIKRETPTFRSSLESPIEKIEKKMDFHVSSPSAFSKLPISRHNTLPITCHGSWSTRSLSPSLSNRSSPISANQTHYSDSQTDPFANGADIQVSNLDYRMSRKELQQILHEIFFRHGKVKNVELSPHTDYQLKATVQMGSLQEAITAVNNLHRYKIGSKRVQVSLATGSTNKSLALLGSETMSILQDAPACCLPLFKFTEIYEKRFGHKLIVSDLYKLTDTVAIRDQVNGRMVCLLPNIQARQSPLCSVLSYDGSSANCSPVIFEELEYHEPVCKQHCSDNDYSENEFDPDSYKIPFIILPLKTFAPQVHSLLHTHEGTVPLLSFLDCYAAEFTILRTVEEGEGGVPLEHLITCVPGVNIVTAQNGIKVVKWVHNKPPPPNADPWLLRCKSPVGNPQLIQFSREVIDLLKNQTHCFISQHKFIPTYHHHFGKQCRVSDYGYSKLMELLEAVPHVLQILGLGTKRLLVLTHRAQVKRFTQDLLKLLKSQASKQVVLREFGQAYHWCFSKDWDVTDYGVCELADLLSEIPDTTICVSRQDEDTVISIPKRERTPEEIERTKQFAKEVVDLLRHQSHCRMPFSKFIPTYHHHFGRQCKLTYYGFNKLMELFESIPDVLQVLECGEEKILVLTENEQIKALTAQLVKLLRSQKDNCMILSDFLPEYNNTYGYTLRLQDYDVNSVAELMQKLCHVAKIASTPAGKQLQLINRKSLRTLTAQLLVLLMSLDGISFLPIDELKKHFDDSYGNPLVPSEYGFMSLAELLKSLPYLVEVFTNDTGEEYVKLTKVYQFAKNVRALLHTYHYQQIFLTEFPSTYHKYTGEVLQPKIYGYASIEDLLVAIPQVIWIKGHGHKRIVVLKNDMKVHNSSASCSPAYMIEEHEQIQDGSKRPVTLAIETSSDIETKEFETSSFCSYQTEQELLCLSNPSPIDLLCGPVPSCLPSPQLRPDPVILENADLIQFEERSPNVTDMLTLTEEENTVLPAAMTEEAFTSGSVINQIKENVPTVSQPQDMHQTKSLHMEVTDSPVKKPRNKVKLAANFSLASPINL; this is encoded by the exons AAAAATTACATGGAGAGCAACAAACCTGTGTTCGAGTTGAAGGATTTTCCACCTCCCTCCCATCATGTTAATTCTAATTTCTTTACAAATGCCCTGCCTTCTGACATTCAGGTCTTTCAACAGCAGCAGTCAACTGGCACTAAAGTAAGCTGCTGCCCTCGTTGTGGTAATGAGGCTTCTTGCTCCCTCCAAATTCACAAGGGTGGTGGTTGCATTCACTCTGTAAATAATGGAGCTTTAGAACacacaagcgctggaacagtcaCATGTCAAATAGGCTCGAGGCCTACTTTCCACTCGGCAAAGTCATGTAAGGTGGCTATAGCTAACGACCATTTAGATGGGGCTCCATGTCACTTGCCTGGTCCCTATGTAGAGAATGCTGTCTCTGGTTGTCAGCTTCAGCCACCTCTTTCCCAGCATCTGTCCTGTTGTGGAAGCCTCTTCAAACAGCTGCAACCTTTCCATGACAGTGTCCACAAGCTGCATCAAATTCCTATGCATCAGAGCTATAATGCATCCAGTTTTTTTTCCTGCACGGAGCTCACAGGTGGGGTTAGTGGGCACTTGGAAGATcgtgtgaatggagctgagctaCCTAAACGTGTTTGCACCAGTTCTTTACATTTGCACATGGCACCTGTGTTTCTGAAGGGTTCACATTACTGTGATGATTGTTTGAACAAG CCACCCAGACGTCCTGTTATAGATGCTACAAAGATTTGGCCAAATATTCCCCCTCCTGCTCCAGTGCCCATATCTATGTGCAGTGCTGTTCAAATTGAAGGTCAACCTGCAGAAACACCAATAGTAACAGCAGGAAACTTGGGCCTCCAGCCACAGAAGTATG GATCACCTGATATTGGTACATTAGGACAGCAGGAGAATCTACCTCCTATCGGGGTGTTTTGGGACATAGAAAATTGTTCCGTCCCAACAGGACGATCAGCCATGGCAGTAGTACAGCGAATCCGTCAACGATTTTTTCAAGGCCACAGAGAGGCAGAattcatgtgtgtgtgtgatattagCAAGGAGAACAAGGAAGTTATCCAGGAACTTAACAACTGCCAG GTGACAGTTGCACATATCAATGCAACAGCAAAGAATGCAGCCGATGACAAGCTTAGACAGAGTTTGAGGCGATTTGCTGACACTCACACCGCTCCGTCCACTATTGTTTTGGTGTCCT CTGATGTTAACTTTGCCTCAGAACTGAGCGACCTTCGGCATCGACATGGTTTTCAGATTATTTTGGTGCACAAGAATCAAGTTTCAGATGCACTTTTACAACATGCACATAAGCATATCAAATTTGAGGAATTTGTTTCCAACTTACCGCCGAGATTACCAGAGAAAACACCA CAATGCCATACTCTTCTGTATGCGTACAATTTGCCACTCAACAGAGACTGCAAGCAAGTAAGCAACAGACTGCGCCGTTTGTCTGATAATTGTGGTGGAAAAGTTTTAAGCATTACCGGCAGCAGTGCAATCCTTCGTTTTACAAGCCAGGAAAGTGCTGAGCGTGCACAGAAGCGTATGGAGAATGAAGATGTCTTTGGCAATAAGATCCTAGTATCATTTACTCCAAAAAAGAAAGATCTTTATGAGAGCAAAAATAACTGCTTGACAGTTGAAAAGACAAAATCCCCTAAAAAAGCAAACAAGCTTACAAAGCACTCTCAACCGAACAAAGACCTTGATGAGCAATTACAGAATGGTAAAAATTCTGCAACAAAGAATGCGCAGACAACTCAAGGATCAACAGTTAAAAACGTCAATGTCAGAAGTTTACAG GAGCTCTGTGGTATGGAATCCAAAACCAAGCAAAGTGTACGTACCCCGCAAATCAAAAAGCAAGGAACTGAATCTCCACCGATAAGCCATTGCAACTCCATTTATTCCCCAGCCACTCCTAAAAATGTAGGAAATGGAGATTCTTTCAGTGGAACTATTAA GAGAGAAACTCCAACTTTTAGAAGTTCCCTGGAATCTCCCAtcgaaaaaattgagaagaaaatggACTTTCATGTCAGTTCTCCTTCTGCTTTTTCGAAGTTGCCAAtttcaagacataacactcttcCTATTACGTGCCATGGCTCCTGGTCTACAAG GAGTCTATCTCCGAGCCTTTCAAACCGGTCCTCTCCTATAAGTGCAAACCAAACTCATTATTCtgactcccagactgacccatttgCAAATGGAGCAGACATACAGGTCAGCAACTTGGACTACAGGATGTCCAGAAAGGAACTACAACAAATATTGCATGAGATTTTCTTCAGGCATGGCAAG GTGAAGAATGTGGAACTAAGTCCTCATACTGATTATCAGCTGAAAGCAACAGTTCAGATGGGGAGTCTCCAAGAAGCGATCACGGCTGTCAATAATTTACATAGATACAAAATAGGAAGCAAGAGAGTCCAGGTGTCATTAGCTACTGGAAGCACCAATAAATCTTTGGCTTTACTTGG CTCTGAGACCATGTCCATTCTGCAGGATGCCCCAGCATGTTGCTTGCCATTGTTCAAATTCACAGAGATTTATGAGAAAAG ATTCGGACACAAATTGATTGTGTCTGATTTATACAAATTAACGGACACGGTGGCTATTCGTGACCAAGTAAATGGACGAATGGTATGTCTCCTGCCCAACATTCAGGCTAGGCAGAGCCCATTGTGTTCTGTATTGTCATATGATGGTTCATCAGCCAATTGCAGCCCAGTGATATTTGAAGAACTAGAATACCATGAACCAGTCTGCAAACAGCATTGCTCAGATAATGACTATAG TGAAAATGAATTCGATCCAGATTCTTATAAAATACCATTCATAATATTGCCCCTAAAAACATTTGCACCACAAGTTCATAGCCTGTTACATACACATgagggtactgtccccctcctcaG CTTTCTGGACTGTTACGCTGCAGAGTTCACCATTCTGAGGACAGTGGAGGAGGGGGAAGGTGGTGTTCCTTTGGAGCACCTCATAACCTGTGTCCCTGGTGTTAACATTGTTACTGCGCAGAATGGCATTAAAGTTGTAAAATGGGTGCATAACAAGCCACCACCTCCTAATGCTG ATCCCTGGTTGCTACGCTGTAAGAGTCCTGTAGGAAATCCTCAGCTTATTCAATTTAGTAGAGAAGTAATCGACCTTCTGAAGAACCAGACTCACTGCTTCATATCTCAGCACAAATTTATACCAACCTACCATCACCATTTTGGGAAGCAGTGCAGAGTTTCAGACTATGGCTATTCGAAACTAATGGAGCTGCTGGAAGCAGTGCCTCATGTTCTGCAG ATCCTTGGCTTGGGCACGAAACGCCTACTTGTGTTAACTCATCGAGCTCAAGTAAAGCGCTTTACCCAAGATCTACTTAAACTTCTTAAATCTCAGGCCAGCAAACAGGTGGTCTTAAGAGAATTTGGACAAGCATACCATTG GTGTTTTTCGAAGGACTGGGATGTTACGGACTATGGTGTGTGTGAACTTGCTGACCTGCTTTCAGAAATACCAGATACTACCATCTGTGTTTCACGACAAGATGAAGATACTGTGATTTCTATCCCAAAGCGAG AACGTACTCCAGAGGAAATAGAGAGGACAAAGCAGTTTGCAAAAGAGGTAGTGGACTTGTTGCGACATCAGTCTCATTGCCGTATGCCTTTTAGCAAATTTATACCTACATACCACCACCACTTTGGACGCCAGTGCAAACTCACTTACTATGGATTTAACAAACTCATGGAACTGTTTGAATCTATACCTGATGTGTTGCAG GTCCTGGAGTGTGGAGAGGAAAAAATCCTTGTTTTAACAGAAAATGAGCAAATTAAAGCACTGACAGCCCAGCTTGTTAAATTGCTTCGGTCACAGAAGGACAATTGTATGATACTATCAGATTTCCTTCCAGAGTATAACAATACTTACGGATATACTCTGCGCCTCCAAGATTATGATGTCAATTCTGTTGCAGAGCTTATGCAGAAACTCTGCCATGTTGCAAAG ATTGCTAGCACACCAGCAGGTAAGCAGCTCCAGCTGATAAACAGGAAGTCTCTTCGCACTCTAACTGCTCAACTTCTTGTGCTgttgatgtctctggatggtatcTCATTCCTCCCAATTGATGAACTTAAAAAACATTTTGATGATTCTTATGGAAATCCTCTTGTCCCATCTGAATATGGTTTCATGTCTTTGGCAGAACTGTTGAAGAGTTTGCCTTACCTGGTTGAG GTATTCACTAATGACACAGGAGAAGAATATGTGAAACTTACCAAAGTGTACCAGTTTGCTAAGAATGTGCGAGCCTTGCTGCACACCTACCACTACCAGCAGATTTTTTTGACCGAATTTCCCTCTACTTACCACAAGTACACCGGTGAAGTGCTACAGCCTAAAATATATGGCTATGCAAGCATAGAGGATCTCCTTGTTGCTATACCACAG GTCATCTGGATAAAAGGACATGGACACAAACGCATAGTTGTTTTAAAAAATGATATGAAAG TTCATAACAGCTCTGCCAGTTGTTCACCTGCTTATATGATTGAAGAACACGAGCAGATACAAGATGGTTCAAAAAGACCAGTAACCTTGGCTATAGAGACCTCCAGTGACATTGAAACAAAGGAGTTTGAAACTTCCAGCTTCT GTTCATACCAGACTGAACAAGAGCTTCTCTGCCTTAGTAACCCATCTCCCATTGACTTGCTGTGTGGACCTGTCCCATCCTGCTTGCCTTCCCCTCAGCTCAGACCAGACCCGGTTATTCTTGAAAATGCTGATCTTATTCAATTTGAGGAACGGTCACCTAATGTTACAG